A single window of Hylaeus volcanicus isolate JK05 chromosome 8, UHH_iyHylVolc1.0_haploid, whole genome shotgun sequence DNA harbors:
- the LOC128881122 gene encoding serine/arginine repetitive matrix protein 1-like, giving the protein MPVLRTKASRGDLTRDRRSGLHRPSTVGGERGDLRKYRSIETRWADGSFLSPDDAIWDLKRRTSEGTEFRWALHTSNTDLDLAKRTKCSCHSLTPEEKKSHDVQRGDLRKHHSAETDKWSVMPDYLQTPMHDLRKHSSDDTRMAREARWLQVPEVLPNPKPRCTCPKSKTLAPSPPPSPPPPTPPPPLETIEPPEPEKPVIKEPERKLYYSASLNVERPEESSAPVTERPELKKHASEDIRPQKTERVRPKLERSHARVDSQTSKKWGAKEKVVSPEEGKKPRPRWAMKPHFSLPVEDKKSRWRSQDSTEGFKSKSLKERPKYSIRRSMSPEPDPRQITKLENRIVRRLISPEITITDAKWAPYEDASPLPTIGVKKREPKHISEIKWSPYDGSPSAGDGRGSFAVQEPEDKKSWSPFHNVTPTHHPPPEATPCRTDDDEDFRWRILNQISAFPIYQGGWKDESPERTPPRVQSPVDLSPPVWSPLVPTSPVKRQRSQQQYSPQPPPPVHRKSIAKARGLSKKIFRARSEVGHQGEERLAPPTVIVRAASEEPKSRQRPQLIRSKALLEVPVTMGITKRSLSEEVPRMGSRERPRGPHRARSEEVPKYEDPWFTNDSLVQATELREYVTTV; this is encoded by the exons ATGCCCGTCCTGCGGACAAAAGCGTCGCGAGGAGATCTTACTCGCGATCGAAGATCTGGACTCCATCGACCCAGCACCGTTGGAGG GGAACGCGGGGATCTGCGAAAGTATCGAAGCATCGAGACTAGATGGGCAGACGGGAGTTTTCTGTCGCCGGACGACGCGATATGGGATCTGAAGAGACGCACCAGCGAGGGAACAGAGTTCCGGTGGGCTCTGCACACGTCCAACACCGATCTGGACCTGGCGAAGAGAACGAAATGCAGCTGCCACAGCTTGACGCCCGAAGAGAAGAAATCTCACGACGTCCAACGCGGCGATCTCAGAAAGCACCACAGTGCGGAGACGGACAAGTGGTCGGTGATGCCGGACTATCTGCAAACGCCGATGCACGATCTGAGAAAGCACAGCAGCGATGATACCAGAATGGCCAGAGAGGCCAGATGGCTCCAGGTGCCGGAAGTGTTGCCCAACCCAAAGCCACGATGCACTTGTCCGAAATCGAAGACCTTGGCACCCTCGCCACCGCCATCGCCACCGCCACCGACACCGCCGCCGCCGTTGGAAACGATAGAACCACCGGAACCGGAGAAACCAGTGATCAAAGAACCGGAGAGAAAGCTGTACTACTCCGCGTCGTTGAACGTGGAACGACCCGAAGAATCATCCGCGCCTGTAACGGAAAGACCAGAACTGAAGAAGCACGCCAGCGAGGACATCAGGCCGCAGAAGACCGAGAGGGTCAGGCCCAAGCTGGAACGTTCTCATGCGAGAGTCGACAGTCAAACGTCGAAGAAATGGGGCGCCAAGGAAAAGGTGGTCAGCCCCGAGGAAGGGAAGAAACCTCGGCCAAGGTGGGCGATGAAGCCTCACTTCTCTCTACCCGTGGAGGACAAAAAATCGAGATGGAGGAGCCAGGACTCCACGGAAGGGTTCAAGAGCAAAAGCTTGAAAGAACGACCGAAGTACAGCATTCGAAGGAGCATGTCACCGGAACCCGATCCGCGTCAGATCACCAAGCTGGAGAACAGAATCGTCCGACGACTGATATCCCCCGAGATCACCATCACGGACGCTAAATGGGCTCCTTACGAGGACGCTTCCCCCTTGCCAACGATAGGGGTGAAGAAACGAGAGCCGAAGCACATCAGCGAGATCAAGTGGAGCCCGTACGACGGATCACCATCCGCTGGCGACGGCCGCGGCAGCTTTGCGGTTCAGGAACCCGAGGATAAGAAGTCTTGGTCGCCTTTCCACAACGTGACGCCCACTCACCATCCACCCCCCGAGGCGACACCCTGCAGaaccgacgacgacgaggactTCCGTTGGAGAATCTTAAACCAGATCTCCGCGTTTCCGATTTACCAGGGCGGTTGGAAGGATGAGTCGCCGGAGAGAACACCGCCCAGAGTGCAGTCTCCCGTAGATCTCTCCCCGCCTGTTTGGTCGCCTCTGGTTCCAACGTCTCCCGTGAAGAGGCAACGATCCCAGCAACAGTACTCGCCGCAGCCACCGCCGCCGGTTCACAGGAAGAGCATCGCGAAGGCTCGTGGTTTATCCAAGAAGATATTCAGGGCCAGATCGGAGGTTGGTCATCAAGGGGAGGAGAGACTGGCGCCCCCCACCGTGATCGTTCGCGCCGCCAGCGAGGAGCCAAAGTCCCGTCAGAGGCCGCAGTTGATCAGGTCGAAGGCTCTGTTGGAGGTCCCCGTGACCATGGGGATCACGAAGAGGTCCTTGAGCGAGGAGGTGCCGCGCATGGGTAGCCGTGAACGGCCACGCGGGCCGCACAGGGCTCGCAGCGAGGAGGTGCCCAAGTACGAAGACCCGTGGTTCACCAACGACAGCTTGGTCCAGGCGACAGAGTTGCGCGAGTACGTAACCACGGTTTAG